The segment ATTACCTTCAATAATCCGGCAGCACGCAATGCTTTGACATGGCCAATGTATGAAGAGCTCAAGCATATATGTGATTCGCTAGCCAATAACCCAGCTATTCGAGTAGCCATTTTTAGAGGCGCTGGCGATAAAGCTTTTGTTTCTGGTAGCGATATTGAGCAGTTTGTTGCCCTTCAGGAGGATGAAGCTTATGAAGTGGCGGTTGATGCCATCTTTCATTCATTGCAACATCTCCCCATTCCAACCATTGCAGTCATTGAAGGCTTAGCGGTTGGTAGTGGATTATTAATTGCGACGGCATGTGATTTTCGAATCTCCACTGCCGATGCGAAGTTTGGAATTCCGATTGCAAGAACATTGGGGAATGGTTTATCGCCCAATAATGTCTCCTGGCTTACTGCCCATTTAGGTGTGCCGATGTTCAAACGGATGCTACTTAGCGCTGAACTGATTAAAGCGCCTGAGTTATTGGATTTGGGTTATCTCTATCAATTGGCTCTGGCAACAGAAATTACAGAACAGGCCAATGCCTTAGCTAATAAATTGGTAACACTTGCCCCCATTACTCAAAAATCTAGCAAGCTCTCCTTAGCTCGCTTACTAGAAAGCAATCTGCCAGACTGTACGGCACTGATGAGAGAAACCTATAACAGCGCTGACTTCAAGGAAGGGGTTAATGCCTTTCTAGCGGGACGGCCGCCAAAGTGGCTTGGTAAATAGCGATTTAGTAGAGATTAAATAATATTGATCTTGATTGGTGTTAAGCCCTCAACCGATCCCTCAAGAACATCGCCCTTTTTCACAGGACCAACGCCAGCTGGCGTGCCAGACATAATCAAGTCACCTGGCTCAAGAGTAAATAAGGTGGATAGGTAGGCAATCGTATCTGGGATATTCCAAATCAATTGGTTTAAGTTGCCTTCTTGACGCACTTCGCCATTCACTAATAAGGCAATTCTGCCTTGATCCAGATGACCACACTGGCTTACAGGAGTAATCGCAGCGCAAGGGGCGGATTGATCAAAAGCCTTACCCGTATCCCAAGGGCGACCCATTTTTTTTGCTTCCCCTTGGAGATCACGACGAGTCATATCCAAACCTACGCCATAACCATATACATGTTCGAGTGCTTTATCAGCGGGAATATTAGCGCCCCCTTTGCCAATCGCAACGACCATCTCCACTTCATGATGAACATCTTTTGAAAGATTGGGGTATTGCATATCCTTACCATCAGCCACAATAGAGTTAGCTGGCTTCATAAAAAAGAATGGTGGCTCGCGATCTGGATCATGCCCCATCTCACGCGCATGATCTGCGTAGTTCCGCCCAACACAATAAATTCGGTTCACAGCAAAACGGCGTGAATCGCCTACCACTGGCAAAGAAGGAATTGGTGATGGATCAATCACATATGCGGTGCTCATGAACTGCCTTTCGGGTAAGGATGTATGTATTCAAGACTGAATGCGATGGATTATGACATTACTTCTATTCAGGATTTTTAGGGGGCGTCTTGGTACTAACTTTAAGCATCAAAATACTTAGGGAAAGCAAAAAAGTGAGGGCGTTAGCCAGAATCAAAGGCCACTTTTCAATTATGAGACCGTAAATAAGCCATAGTCCAACCCCCGAAGTGAAAAGGCTGTACATGCCCAAAGAAATCCCCGATAAATCCCTAGTCTTCCAGGAACGAATCACTTGAGGCAAAAAGGCAATCGTCGTTAAGAAGGCTGCGCAATAGCCCAATAGCTCAACATAGTGCGGCTCAAGATTCATACAGAAATCTATGGCTTTTTATTCAGCTTTGCTTTGCGCGCCTCAATCTCTTTATTAATGGCTGCCAGAGTATTTGCGTCAGGCGATTTCCAGTTTCCGCCAGACTTATTGGCCATGTAAACCACAGCATCTGAGAATTTCTCAATACTGAGGTTTGGGTTTCCCCCTTTTGCTGGCATACCCCGCACGCCTACATAACCATGTGCAGTCAAGGTAACCTGCCCTTCCGCTATCAAAGGAGCCCACTTTGCTTTATCGCCAACCTTAGGTGCATTCAAAACCCCAGAGCTGTGGCAAGCAGCACACACCTGTTTATAGGTATTCTCACCGAGCTCTGCAAAAGCAATAGCAGGAATTGCCATGGAAACAGCCAAAGTCAAAGGATAGGTAATGCGTTTCATAGGAACCTCATTGAGCAGAAATGATCATTCTATTAATTTAGCCTATTTTTCATCGAGAGGTATAGAAGATGGGATGATTTAGAGCCAGCCTGCAATTTGACGTTTAAGACCCACTGATTTGTAGCCTGGAATATCGCTCGATAAGCTGCGAATTTTCCGAATCAATTTAGCCACATCCTTATTGCTCGCCAATTCCTCTCCCATTGCTAAAAAGAAGAATTCATCTTTGAGGTAAATGAAATCTAGGCCATTTTCAATTGCCACACTTTTAACCCCCATACCCACATCAGCCTTTTTAGCCAAAATCGACATGGCGATAGCCGAATGGGTGAACTCTTCATTGACATAGCCTTTAATGGATTCAGCCTGAATACCATTCTTCTTCAGTAGGGTATCTAAGAGAAGACGTGTACCCGATCCTTTTTGGCGATTGATAAAGCGAATGCGCGACCGCACCAGATCTTTCACTGAAGTAATCCCCAGGGGATTACCCTTTGCAACCATGAATCCCTGGACTCGCTTCATCACTGGGAAGATTTGCATGCCTTCTGACTTTAAGCGCTTAGCAATTACCTGCGAGCTCGATGGATCCGAAATATGAAACCCAGCAATATCTACTTCATAGTTGAGTAGACGCTCAAGAGCCTCACCGGAACCTGCTGTAATGAGTTCAAAGCCACCGATCTCCATTACTGATCTGTGAATGACGGGATCACTACTACTTGCCAGACGCCACTGTTTTTTGGCCTTGACCCTAAATTGAGAAAAACCCTCTTCTAAATGGGCAAGACTACTCTGCCCCAGTCTCATGGTCTTTTGATCAAAATCATCCGTAAATTGAATGAGATATTGAGCATACTCAGATAACTGCGAGCCATGCCCCCTGACCCGATCAATGAGCTTAAAACCCAAGGCCTGCTCGACATCATTCAGCTTTTGCCAAACATTGCGATAAGACAAGCCCATCTTTTTGCAGGCAGACATTAAGGTTTTACCGTGCTCAATATCCTTTAAGAGGCTAGTTAACCAGACCAAATCGACTACTGCGGGGTCTTTAGCGTTCTTACCGCCAAATACAAGAGTGGGTCGAATCTGAATTCTCATATGTAATTTTTTGCATATTCATGTTTTGTAATATGACAAATCTTAACCGAACCTATCCTAGGAAGCGAACCAAAATGAAAATGACATTGAATCGAATATTCACTGTAGCGCTGACAGCCTTTGCCCTCTTGAGCACCCAAGCTAGCGCCCAAGAAAAAAGTATTGTCGTCTCCTCAACAACTTCTACCGAACAATCCGGCCTCTTTGGATTTATGTTGCCAATCTTCAAGATGAAGACTGGCATCGATGTCAAAGTAGTTGCCGTTGGCACAGGGCAAGCATTAGATATTGGCCGTCGTGGTGATGCGGATGTTGTGTTCGTACACGATAAAGTTGCCGAAGATAAATTTGTTGCTCAAGGATATTCTACTAAGCGCAATGAAGTGATGTACAACGACTTTGTATTGATTGGGCCTAAATCGGATCCCGCCAAAATTGGTGGCGGTAAAGATATTCAGGCGGCCTTTCAAAAAATCGCTTCTGCTAAAGCGCCGTTTGTTTCTCGTGGAGACAAAAGTGGTACCCATGCTGCTGAGTTACGCTACTGGAAGGATGCTGGCATCCAAGTTACTCCAAGCATGACTTGGTATAAGGAAACAGGTTCAGGTATGGGTCCTGCTCTGAACACCGCCTCTGCCATGAATGGCTACATCTTGGCCGATCGCGCCACTTGGTTGAACTTTAAGAATCGTGGTGATTTGGCGATTCTGGTGGAAGGTGATCCAAAGCTATTTAATCAATACGGCATCATGTTAGTGAACCCAGCCAAGTTCCCGCACGTCAAAAAAGCAGCAGGTCAGACTTTCATCGACTGGATTACCTCTAAAGATGGTCAAGATGTGATAGCCATGTACAAAATTAATGGTGAACAACTCTTCTTCCCGAATGCAAAACCATAATTAACAAAGGAAATGTGATGGAACTCAAAGTTAAACTGAGCGCTAGAAATACCCTCAAAGGCAAGGTAGTTGAGCTCAAGATGGGTCAAACCACTTCACACGTCAAGATTGATATTGGTGGTGGCCACATTGTGACTGCCTCCATTACCAATGAAGCGGTTGATGAATTACAGCTCAAGGCCGGTGATCAAGCCTGGGCCATCATTAAGGCATCAGATGTGATGATTGCTAAAGAAGCTTAAATCTCTTGATGCAATAAGAAAAGGCCCGCATAGCGGGCCTTTTTATTACTAAATACTGCTGGCTTATTTCTTACCTGCTACAAAGCCAATGGCAGTGTCATCCACAAACTCAACCATGACATCATCACCAGACTTGAATTTCTCAAGACCAAGAACGCTTTTATCTACCTTAACCTTCTGCTTCTCACCAGATGGCAATGTAAATGTCACTACACGTGATTGCGCATCAATTGTGCTGATCTTAACGGTGGCATAAACTGTATCGGTTGTTTCTTCGAATGGCTTAGCAGAACCTTTGCCAGAAATCACAACAGAACGGACACCAGATACTCCAGGCTTAGCACCTTTAGGTGCGGCTACCAAGCCAACAGCAATCGCTTGTGCGTGCTCAACAACAAATAAATCACCTTTTTTTACTTTATCCAAGTCATTGACTTGCTTAGCAACGTTCATCTGCGCTAAGTTACCATTGGCATCACGCAAAACAACGATACGCTTTTGAACATCAACAGAGTCTACAGTTGCGCTAAGAACAATTGCTTCAGCTGCCAGTGGCAGCATCTTAGCCGGGGCTTGAGCGGCTACTGAGCCCGCAGCAAATACACCAATGGATGCAATTAATGAGGCAAGTAAAGATTTCTTCAAAATAACTCCCAAATAAAGGTTTAAAAGAAATGTTCTAAAAATGAACATCACAATTCATTGTACCCATGATAGGCATCCTTTCTAAGCCCTAGAGCTAATGCTATGGCCTAGCAGGGATTTTTGCTACATTTGAGTGCATTCCACCCTACTCACTCTCAATAAGCCCCATCATTCACATGATTTTGATTAAAAACTGGCAAGAAGCGCAGCGCGAAGCCTACTTCGTTCGTGAGTCGGTATTCATTCAAGAGCAAGGGGTCCCAGCAGCTTTAGAGCTTGATGAATTTGATTATCAGGCTCAACATGCCCTTGCCTACCAGGCATCAAAATGCATTGGCACAGGCCGCTTAGTGATTTTGAGCCCAAAGGAGGGGCGTATTGGTCGCATGGCAGTATTAAAAGCGTATCGGGGTAAAGGGTTTGGCAAGCTGCTATTACAGTCTCTCATTGGGCAAGCCGGGCAGCAAGGTCTGACACAGCTGACACTCCATGCGCAACTGACAGCCATTTCTTTTTACGAACCATTTGGATTTGAGGCTGTAGGCGAGCCCTATGATGAAGCCGGAATACCCCATCGCGATATGATTCTTCATATATTTACCTTAGATCAGAATTTATGAGTAATATTTCAAGCACCCCTTTTCTCTTTCGCGTTTGCTACTCCGATACGGATGCAGCAGGCTTTGTGTATCACGCACGCTATTTAGAGATCTTTGAGCGAAGTCGTTCCCAGTGGTTACAAGACCGCAACTTAAGTCCGACCAAACTAATTAATGAGCACGGTATATTGCTTCCGGTGCGTGAGCTCACTATGAACTTTCATCGACCTGGCCGCTTGGATGACCTATTGAGCATTGATCAAGTCATTGAGCGTCGTGGTCGCACACAAATTTCTGTCAAACAAACTGCCACACGCATCAGCGATAGCGCTGATCCCGAGCTCATTGCTAGCGGCCTACTACATATTGTGTGTGTCGATACTATTACACTCAAACCTAAAGCTTTTCCAGATTGGCTGTTTACCGCTGATCAGCCAACTTCAGAATAATGGAGATGAATATGCAAGAAGGAAAATTACTAACCTTTGTCAAAGGCATGGCACAGTTGCTAGAAGAGCAGCCCAGTGAAGCGATTATTTTTTCAAAAGGGAAGATGCTTTTGGAGGCGCTAGTTCGCGAAGATGATTGGCTGCCCGCAGATTTTTGCAAAACACATCCTGATTACTATCAGCAGTACTTACTGTACGCAGACCCACTTGATCGCTTTTCTGTTGTGAGCTTTGTTTGGGGGCCAAACCAAAAAACGCCAGTACATAACCATACTGTGTGGGGCATGGTCGGCCAGCTTCGCGGCCAAGAGCGCAGTGCCAATTACTATCGCCAGGCCGATGGTAGCTTGAAACCTGGTGAATCTAGCGTCTGCAAACCTGGTGAGGTGGCAACGGTATCTCCCAATACCCATGACATTCATGTAGTAGCCAATGATTTAGATGATCAAGCCTCGATTAGTATTCATGTGTACGGTGGCAATATTGGACGTATTCAACGTGCAGTATTTGAACCGACTACTGGGGCTGAAAAATTATTTGTCTCTGGATATGCCAACAGCGTGAGTCCTAACCTTTGGAATATGAGCACCAAGAGCGCTTGATAGCTTAAAATAAGCGCTCTTACTGCAATCACTTGAAGTGTGGCAGCTCACCCCGTTGGCCGGGATAGTCGTTTAATTGAATACGGGCCAATTTTCTATTGGCTCCTATGTTATTTACAGATCTTGGTTTATCCGAATCCATTCTTCGCGCTATTAATGAGGAAGGCTATACCAGCCCTACCCCCATTCAAGCAAAGTCCATTCCTGCAGTATTAAAAGGCGGCGACCTTCTTGCAGCAGCGCAAACGGGTACAGGCAAAACCGCTGGCTTTACCCTCCCAATTTTGCAACGCTTATCCACTAGCCCTAAGGCTAGTTCAGGCAAGCGTCAATTACGGGTTTTAATCCTGACCCCGACTCGCGAATTAGCCGCTCAAGTACAAGAGTCTGTAACAACGTATGGAAAATATACTGGCCTAAAGTCTGCGGTGATTTTCGGTGGAGTTGGTGCCAATCCCCAGATCAAAGCCATTGCGGCTGGCCTAGATATTCTGGTTGCTACCCCGGGGCGCTTGCTCGATCTCATGTCTCAAAATTGTGTGTCATTAAGTGCCATTGAAATCCTCGTCTTAGATGAAGCTGATCGTATGCTAGACATGGGGTTTTTGCGCGATATTAAAAAGATTTTGGCTGCCCTGCCAAAGCAACGTCAAAACCTTTTATTCTCAGCGACGTTTTCTGCAGAGATTAAAGCCTTAGCGGATGGTTTACTGAATTCGCCTGAGTTGATTGAGGTAGCCCGTAGCAATAGTGCTAATGAAGCAATTGCACAGCTCATTCATCCAGTAGATAGAACTAAAAAACATCCTCTATTGGCTCATCTCATCAGCACCAATCAGTGGAAGCAAGTACTTGTCTTTACTCGTACTAAACATGGCGCCAATAAATTGGTCACCCAATTAGAAAAAGATGGCATTACCAGTATGGCCATCCACGGCAATAAGAGTCAAAGCGCCCGCACGAAAGCCTTGGCCGATTTTAAGGATGGAAAAATTACGGTTTTAGTCGCGACGGATATTGCGGCTCGTGGGATTGACATTGACCAACTACCCCATGTAGTCAACTATGATCTGCCAAATGTCTCTGAGGACTATGTACATCGAATTGGTAGAACCGGTAGGGCCGGCTCAAATGGCGTGGCCGTTTCTTTAGTCTGCGTCGATGAACATCAAATGCTCAGGGATATTGAAACATTAATTAAGCAAAAGCTTCCTCAAGAAGTCATTGCTGGCTTTGAACCTGATCCTAATGCAGTAGCGCAACCAATTCAATTGCGAAGCCAACAGCACCAACAGTCCAGAAAACCTCGCCCCGCTGGCGCTGGCAATAGTGGCAATCGTGCGAGCAAGCCTGCAAGTAAAAATGGTAACGCGCCCAAAAGGAGTTTTAACCGTTAATTTTGATAAGCTAACAAGAGGCAAAATGACAGCCCAGTCAGAGAGCTAATTCCTTTTAGCCCTCAAGAGAAGTCTATTCGCAGCAATATGCCATTGGGGATACAAGATGATTAAAGTAATTGGCCTCATCCAACTTAATGACCTTCATGCCTTTGAAGAGTATCGCAGTCAAGTGGGTCAAACAGTTGAGCAATACGGGGGTGTAGTAGCCTATCGTGGCAAAGCCAATCTGCCACTATGGAACGAACTGGCATGCGCGCCGTTTGACGCTGTTGTTGAACTAGAATTCCCAAACCTGGCAAGTGCAACTGCTTGGTCTACTAGCACCCAATATCAAAACTTAGTACCGGTGAGAAGTAAAGCGATGAAGCTCACCTTATTTACAGTCTCCGAATAAAACAAAGCCCAGCTCCTTTTGAGGGCTAGGCTTTGTTTTGCAACTAAAAACTGTCAGGAACTGCCAAGCAGAATTACTTCTTGGCTTCCATCGCCTCTTTAGCTGCAGTAATTTCTTTACGACGCTCTTTGCATGCGCCAGCAATTTCTTGAAGGGCCTTACGAGCACGTGCAGCCGAAGCCTTAATACCCTTTTCAATAAACTTTTCGTTCTCTGCTTTGTAAGTTTCAAAAGCAGCTAACAATGTATCGTGTTGTGACATCTTGTCTCCTATCAATCAAATAAATGTTCAATACCAACAGCGTAATCAGTATATCCCCAGAAAAAGTAATGAAAATATGGGGTGAAATAAGGGATAACGCTTAGATGGCAAATATCCTCCAAAATATGAAAAATACTAAAAAACACTGGAGACACACATGAAAATCACAAATACCCTTATTTTTTGACGCTAAACCCCTACATTGGGGGTTTTAGTTCACTATTAAAACAGCCGGCGCACTGACCGATTGATGAGAGCCCATTACGAAAAACAATTATGTCCATCCAAAATAAAGATTACGCATTTGTACGCAATAAATTACTCAACAAGGAAGATCTGGCATTTTTAGATGTTCGCGAAGAAGGGCCTCATGCAGAAGAGCATCCCTTATTTGCTGCCAATTTTCCACTTTCTCGCCTAGAAATAGATGCCTATAGCAAGCTCCCTAGGAAAGATGTTGATATTGTTACTTTAGATGATGGTGAGGGTTTTGCACAACTTGCTGCGGAGCGACTCCAAGCACTTGGGTACGCAAATGTTTCAGTCTTTGGTGGTGGCGTTAGTGCCTGGAAAGCAGCTGGCGGAGAAGTATTTAGGGATGTAAACGTCCCTAGCAAATCTTTTGGTGAGCTCGTCGAATCTAAAAGACACACCCCATCACTGTCAGCGCAAGAGGTAAAGCAGTTGCTCGACAATAATGAAGATGTGGTTGTAGTGGATGTGCGTCGTTTTGATGAATACCAAACTATGAGTATTCCAACGGGCATCAGCGTACCAGGTGCCGAGTTGGTGTTACGTCTTCCAGAAATTGCCCCTAATCCTAAAACGAAAGTAATCGTCAACTGTGCTGGAAGAACCCGCAGCATTATCGGCACACAATCTCTCATAAACGCTGGCATCCCCAATGAGGTTAATGCTTTACGTAATGGCACTATTGGTTGGACTTTGGCGGGTCAAGAGTTAGATAAAGGTGCGAGTCGTCGCTTTTCTGAAGTGAGCGAATCTACCGCACATACAGCGGCGCAGCGTGCACGAAGTGTTGCTGATCAGGCTGGCGTGAAGCGAGCAACAATTTCTGACCTTGCGCAATGGCAGTCACAGACCGGTCGCACCACCTACTTCTTTGACCCAAGAACGCCTGAGGAATACGAAGCTGGTCATTTACCAGGCTTTAGGTCTACCCCAGGCGGACAATTGGTCCAGGAAACTGAAATGGTTGCTCCTGTTAGGGGTGCGCGGATTGTATTAGCCGATCCAGGTGGTGTTCGCGCCAATATGCCTGCCTCCTGGTTGGCGCAGATGGGCTGGGATGTATATGTGCTTGACGGCATCACAGAGGCGCAATTAACCGAAAAAGGTGCATGGAAACCTTCCCTACCAACACACCCTAAGAGCAATGCTGTTGATCTAAAGACATTAGAGACTTGGCTTAAAACAGATCAACTAACCGTCGTAGTCGACTTGAGCACTCATGCTAACTATGTGAAGGGCCACATCCCAGGTAGCTGGTTCATTTTGCGCTCACAACTAGCACAGGATATTGGCAATCTACCCCCTGCAAAGCGCTATGTCCTGTCCAGTGGACCTGCTGAGTTAAGCCTCTTTGCTGCGCAAGAATTTTCCTCATTCTGCAATGCAGAAGTATTCGTTCTCAGTGGTGGGAATGCGGCATGGACAAACGCAGGACTAGAGCTTGAAAAAGGCCCTAGCAATCTAGCGTCACCTGCACTCGATAGATATAAGCGCCCTTATGAAGGTACTAATGTTGATCCAGCTGCCATGCAAGCGTATTTAGATTGGGAGTTTGGACTCGTAGCACAGTTGGGCAAAGATGGGACACATCACTTTTGGGTCCTATAAGAATGTCTCGCTCACTAACATTAATCATCCCCGCATTAATATTGGTGACGAGCATTAGCGCTTGCGGTCGAGAAGACTACACCACATGGTCTTGCAAAGATGCTAGCGGGAGCAAGCACACCATGATTCTGAAGCAAGCACAAATGTCTTTTGAGAATCAACAATTTGATTTTTGTGGCAGTCTTGGCCCCAAAAGCTATTTTGATTTAAAGTGCCCTGCTCAGCCTCAGGACTCCAGCAAGGTATTTATTCCTAGCAGTGGTGACCTTATTAGTAATGGCGCAAGCTTTCAATGCAATGCCCTTTAAAGATAAAAACCCACTTAGTCCGAAAAAATTACTGCTTAGTAAGTGGACTGCCGTTCACCCGATCAAGAAGCGGAAGCACTTTTTAGTGAGCAAGCTCATCACGCCAGAATTGCCTGATGCTCCCATTGAGCATGTCGAGATTGAGGCTGTATTTGACCAGTCGGTAAAGATTATTCCATGGCGCGAATTGCAAGATGGAGCAATTTGGCGCCAAGGATGGCTATAAAAAAACCGCCTACAACAAGTAGGCGGTTTGCATTTGCTCATAGAAGACCAAAAGATTACTTCGGTTTTTTCTTAGCAGCAGTCTTATGAAGATGCTCTTCAATATTTTTCTCTGCAGCATCAGCTACTTGATTCACAATCTTTCTACCTTCCTTAAACATCTTTTGCCCAGCGGTAGACATTTCATGCACAACCTTAGAGAGCTTATCAGCTTGACCTGGAATTTTGCTTTCAGCATCTTCCAGCCAAGTGACTAAAGAATTGCGCACCTTCTCCAAATGCTTCTCGGTTTCATCAGCGGCATCATCACCAAGATCCTTTAGTACAGACTTTACTTTCTTCTGATAAACAGAAACACGCTTTGCTGTCTCTTTTGCCGCTTCTTCTTGCAAGTCTTTTAACTTATTAAGGTCATTTTTAGCCGCAGACTTTGCGCTCTCCAAGGCATTTTTCATGCCCCATTGAATTTCTGCCAAATGGGATTCACTTAACTCCTTAGCGGCATCTAGCAATTTATGAGAATACGTAAAAAGCTCTTTTGCCTTCTCTTGTTGCCATGCCTGAATTTCTTTGTGGTCCATGCTTTTCTCCTTTGTTCAAAATAAGGTTGTCACTTGGTAAATCTCTACTTCCACTCTATACCGAAATCATGACAATTCCAATTACCAAGCAATTTAGTCATAAAATTACCGTATGGACACCCAAAAAAGCCCTTATGAACTGATTGGCGGCTCTCAAAAAGTCGATGAATTGGTAGATCGTTTTTATGATTTGATGGCCCTTGAAGAGTCTTTTGCAGAGTTACGCGCCATGCATTCTCAAGACCTCTCAAATTCGCGGGAAAAGCTCAAACTCTTTTTATCTGGCTGGCTAGGTGGTCCTGATATTTACTCGCCTCAGTATGGACATCCCAGATTAAGAGCGCGCCACCTTCCCTTTAAGATTGGACTCAAGGAGCGTAATCAATGGCTAGCCTGTATGTTCCAAGCAATGGAAGAGTGTGGGATTACCGGTGAATTAGGCGCAAAACTCGAAGAGTCTTTTTTCAATACTGCGGACTGGATGAGAAATCAGCCGAACTGATTTTTAATTAAATCACTTGTTTTATATTGCCTGAGCACAGGCAAAGCCACTCGCCCATGCCCACTGAAAGTTATGACCTCCAAGATGGCCAGTCACATCTACGCATTCCCCGATAAAGTAAAGTCCAGGATGCTTGCGAGACATCATAGTTTGACCATCAAGCTCCTTCGTATCAACACCACCTAACATCACTTCTGCTTTTTTCCAACCCAAAGTACCTGCGGGTTTTACTGACCAGTTGGTAATGAGCTCTTTGAGTGCTTGACGATCCTTTTTGGAGACCTCTGCCCATTTACGACCAAGCAAATTCTTTTGCTCAGCAAATGCCTTAGCTAATCGCAGCGGCATCACCGATGCGAGAATATTTTCAGTGAGCTTTAAGCGATTGTCTTCATGATTAAAAAGATCATCGCAGTTAAATTGGCCATTTGCCTCTACGGCGCCTAGCCAATCAATATGAATCGCCTCTCCTTCTGCCCAATAACTACTCGCTTGTAGTACTGCAGGGCCTGATAAGCCTTTGTGGGTCAATAGCAAGTCTTCATGAAACCGGCATGCCCCATAACGATCCCCTTTTGAGCCTGCAGCAATACGTACTGGCAGACTCAGGCCCGCTAGCGCATTGAGATTCTCAAATTCACCTGAGGTGAAAGACAAAGGTACTAAAGCTGGACGCGGATCAATGACCCGAAGCCCGTATTGCTTAGCGATATCTAAAGAAAAAGCTGTCGCACCAATGGCGGGAACAGGTAAGCCCCCCGTAGCCATCACCACAGACCGGCTATGCTCAACACCGCCATCCGTTTGAATAAGCCACTCACCAGCCTCATGAGAGATGGCATTAATCACAACTGGATGACGAATCTGCACTTTTCCCTTAGCGCACTCACCCATCAACATGTCGATAATTTGCTTTGCTGAATCATCACAAAATAACTGGCCTTGGTGTTTCTCGTGATAAGCAATGCGGTAGGTCTGAACGAGCTTAATAAAATCTTGAGAGGAGTAGCGCGCTAAAGCACTTTTTACAAAGTGTGGATTAAGGGATAAGAAATTAGCTGGGCTACTATGTAGGTTAGTGAAGTTACATCGCCCACCACCACTAATCCGAATCTTTTCTCCTAAAACCTCAGCATGGTCTAAGACCAGCACTTTTTTTCCTAGCTGCCCCGCTAC is part of the Polynucleobacter sp. es-EL-1 genome and harbors:
- a CDS encoding group II truncated hemoglobin, with the protein product MDTQKSPYELIGGSQKVDELVDRFYDLMALEESFAELRAMHSQDLSNSREKLKLFLSGWLGGPDIYSPQYGHPRLRARHLPFKIGLKERNQWLACMFQAMEECGITGELGAKLEESFFNTADWMRNQPN
- a CDS encoding DEAD/DEAH box helicase, which gives rise to MLFTDLGLSESILRAINEEGYTSPTPIQAKSIPAVLKGGDLLAAAQTGTGKTAGFTLPILQRLSTSPKASSGKRQLRVLILTPTRELAAQVQESVTTYGKYTGLKSAVIFGGVGANPQIKAIAAGLDILVATPGRLLDLMSQNCVSLSAIEILVLDEADRMLDMGFLRDIKKILAALPKQRQNLLFSATFSAEIKALADGLLNSPELIEVARSNSANEAIAQLIHPVDRTKKHPLLAHLISTNQWKQVLVFTRTKHGANKLVTQLEKDGITSMAIHGNKSQSARTKALADFKDGKITVLVATDIAARGIDIDQLPHVVNYDLPNVSEDYVHRIGRTGRAGSNGVAVSLVCVDEHQMLRDIETLIKQKLPQEVIAGFEPDPNAVAQPIQLRSQQHQQSRKPRPAGAGNSGNRASKPASKNGNAPKRSFNR
- a CDS encoding NAD(P)/FAD-dependent oxidoreductase; the encoded protein is MSKTWDAVIIGGGAAGLFCAGVAGQLGKKVLVLDHAEVLGEKIRISGGGRCNFTNLHSSPANFLSLNPHFVKSALARYSSQDFIKLVQTYRIAYHEKHQGQLFCDDSAKQIIDMLMGECAKGKVQIRHPVVINAISHEAGEWLIQTDGGVEHSRSVVMATGGLPVPAIGATAFSLDIAKQYGLRVIDPRPALVPLSFTSGEFENLNALAGLSLPVRIAAGSKGDRYGACRFHEDLLLTHKGLSGPAVLQASSYWAEGEAIHIDWLGAVEANGQFNCDDLFNHEDNRLKLTENILASVMPLRLAKAFAEQKNLLGRKWAEVSKKDRQALKELITNWSVKPAGTLGWKKAEVMLGGVDTKELDGQTMMSRKHPGLYFIGECVDVTGHLGGHNFQWAWASGFACAQAI
- a CDS encoding DUF1330 domain-containing protein; protein product: MIKVIGLIQLNDLHAFEEYRSQVGQTVEQYGGVVAYRGKANLPLWNELACAPFDAVVELEFPNLASATAWSTSTQYQNLVPVRSKAMKLTLFTVSE
- a CDS encoding rhodanese homology domain-containing protein, producing MSIQNKDYAFVRNKLLNKEDLAFLDVREEGPHAEEHPLFAANFPLSRLEIDAYSKLPRKDVDIVTLDDGEGFAQLAAERLQALGYANVSVFGGGVSAWKAAGGEVFRDVNVPSKSFGELVESKRHTPSLSAQEVKQLLDNNEDVVVVDVRRFDEYQTMSIPTGISVPGAELVLRLPEIAPNPKTKVIVNCAGRTRSIIGTQSLINAGIPNEVNALRNGTIGWTLAGQELDKGASRRFSEVSESTAHTAAQRARSVADQAGVKRATISDLAQWQSQTGRTTYFFDPRTPEEYEAGHLPGFRSTPGGQLVQETEMVAPVRGARIVLADPGGVRANMPASWLAQMGWDVYVLDGITEAQLTEKGAWKPSLPTHPKSNAVDLKTLETWLKTDQLTVVVDLSTHANYVKGHIPGSWFILRSQLAQDIGNLPPAKRYVLSSGPAELSLFAAQEFSSFCNAEVFVLSGGNAAWTNAGLELEKGPSNLASPALDRYKRPYEGTNVDPAAMQAYLDWEFGLVAQLGKDGTHHFWVL
- a CDS encoding TIGR02450 family Trp-rich protein, with translation MPFKDKNPLSPKKLLLSKWTAVHPIKKRKHFLVSKLITPELPDAPIEHVEIEAVFDQSVKIIPWRELQDGAIWRQGWL